One Coleofasciculus chthonoplastes PCC 7420 DNA window includes the following coding sequences:
- a CDS encoding aromatic ring-hydroxylating dioxygenase subunit alpha: MSSEFNFFQQWYPLSPVEDLDPKQPTPVTVLGLRLVIWKPPSSPTYRVFLDQCPHRLAPLSEGRVDEKTGNLVCSYHGWQFNSQGICTHIPQAETPQIVTNNQDNICVQTLPCCQENDLLWVWLDANSPELAAATPRPLSPQVDASKGFVWSSMVRDLDYDWQTLVENIADPSHVPFAHHGVQGNRDQAQPIAIEIVQSTANRIEGNTVGRFNTKMTFEPPCHLEYAISFGDKGQQVGLVTYCIPVAPGKSRIVAQFPRNFAKSLSRLTPRWWNHITVRNLVLDGDMILLHQQERFLQQRQSVESWKTAYKLLTSADRFVIEFRKWFDKYCQGTLPWKQVGLNSSDTISINDNRQEVLDRYRQHTQHCRSCSAALKTVQRLQVVLLGGFVLTVSGVALLPDALRLRLGLPLMVMAFLGLATFTWLKVWLEPRFYFVDYIHAQR; this comes from the coding sequence ATGTCAAGCGAATTTAACTTCTTTCAACAGTGGTATCCCCTCTCCCCGGTTGAAGATCTCGACCCCAAACAACCCACTCCCGTAACCGTTTTGGGGTTGCGCTTGGTGATTTGGAAACCACCTTCCTCACCAACCTATCGTGTTTTTCTCGATCAATGTCCTCATCGGTTAGCACCCTTAAGCGAAGGGCGTGTTGATGAAAAGACAGGGAACTTGGTATGCAGTTACCATGGTTGGCAATTTAATTCTCAAGGAATTTGTACTCATATTCCCCAAGCCGAAACTCCCCAAATTGTGACCAACAATCAAGATAATATCTGTGTACAAACTCTTCCCTGTTGCCAGGAAAATGATTTACTTTGGGTTTGGCTCGATGCCAATTCCCCAGAACTAGCGGCGGCTACTCCTCGCCCCCTATCGCCCCAAGTTGATGCCAGTAAAGGGTTTGTTTGGTCTTCGATGGTGCGTGACTTGGACTATGATTGGCAAACCTTAGTGGAAAATATTGCTGATCCTAGCCATGTTCCCTTTGCCCATCACGGTGTTCAGGGAAATCGGGATCAAGCCCAGCCCATTGCTATCGAAATTGTCCAATCAACTGCCAATCGAATTGAGGGGAATACTGTCGGACGTTTTAACACAAAAATGACATTTGAGCCGCCTTGTCATTTGGAATATGCTATCAGTTTTGGCGACAAAGGACAGCAGGTGGGATTGGTAACTTACTGTATCCCAGTTGCTCCCGGTAAATCACGGATAGTAGCTCAGTTTCCTCGTAATTTTGCCAAAAGCTTATCGCGGTTAACCCCTCGCTGGTGGAATCATATTACAGTCCGCAATCTGGTACTGGATGGGGATATGATTTTGTTGCATCAGCAAGAGCGTTTTCTCCAACAACGCCAATCAGTGGAAAGCTGGAAAACTGCCTATAAATTGCTAACCAGTGCTGATCGCTTTGTGATTGAGTTTCGTAAATGGTTTGATAAATACTGCCAAGGAACCCTACCGTGGAAGCAGGTGGGGCTCAATTCTTCAGATACAATCTCTATCAACGATAACCGCCAGGAAGTGCTGGATCGTTACCGACAACATACCCAGCATTGTCGTAGCTGTAGCGCGGCTTTGAAAACGGTGCAGCGTTTACAAGTTGTACTTTTAGGGGGCTTTGTGTTAACAGTTTCTGGCGTTGCCTTACTTCCCGATGCGTTGCGCTTGCGTCTGGGTTTACCGTTAATGGTTATGGCATTTTTGGGTTTGGCGACATTCACTTGGCTGAAAGTTTGGCTAGAACCCCGATTCTATTTTGTGGACTATATTCATGCTCAACGATAG
- the dndD gene encoding DNA sulfur modification protein DndD, translating into MIFLELALQNFGPYQGRQVINLRPETNNSSHPIILFGGMNGGGKTTLMDAIRLSLYGSRAQCSTRGNLSYNDFLTQCVNRNTPPTEKTRIELAFEVVEEDKPRTLRIVRYWTKELKDGKDTLGILVDEEWPDKALANTWDDYIENLLPLGISNLFLFDGEQVKELAELETPPPLVVSAIQSLLGLELAERLSTDLDILASRKRRDIANQKELKTLDNIEAKLIDQKERLDAAEQDKSALKSKLDYATKKQHLASDKFISEGGKLASERSQLEAQSETLIEQANQVRQEMRDLAAGVLPLSLISPLLEQAKAQAEQEQKQHQIKLTREVLKERDARLIQYIKKISLTPKRVNQIQSFLESDNQELDQEIAAQEEPWLLADEAAITRLETLLNYELSTAQTNAQSQRERLQTLETEIDALDRQIATAASPEAYNTLKQAFTDAQNQVVKVKAAYENASRRCEEIKNKITKTKKELETYADETIKLKNNQHIINSIAKVQATLELFREKLTLKKLNKLEIEVTECFRYLLHKSDLVHRVAIDTHSFSLSLYDPEGQPIPKHRLSAGEKQLLAISFLWGLARVSGRHLPVAIDTPLGRLDSSHRSNLVERYFPTASHQVILLSTDTEIRETEVKRLRELDAIAQEYCLNYDPQERQTIVEPGYFW; encoded by the coding sequence ATGATATTTCTGGAACTCGCCCTGCAAAACTTTGGTCCCTATCAAGGGCGACAGGTGATTAACCTCCGTCCCGAAACCAACAATTCTAGCCATCCGATTATTCTATTTGGCGGGATGAATGGTGGCGGGAAAACCACTCTAATGGACGCCATTCGCCTCAGCCTTTACGGTTCCCGCGCCCAATGTTCCACTAGGGGAAATTTAAGCTATAATGACTTTCTCACTCAATGCGTTAACCGGAACACTCCGCCCACGGAAAAAACTCGTATTGAATTAGCCTTTGAAGTCGTCGAAGAGGATAAACCTAGAACTCTGAGAATTGTCCGTTATTGGACAAAAGAACTCAAAGATGGGAAAGATACGCTAGGTATTTTAGTCGATGAAGAGTGGCCCGATAAAGCCCTGGCAAATACCTGGGATGACTATATCGAAAATCTGCTTCCTCTGGGTATTTCTAACCTGTTTCTCTTTGATGGGGAACAAGTCAAAGAATTGGCTGAATTGGAAACTCCACCTCCGCTAGTGGTAAGTGCGATTCAATCCCTGCTTGGGTTAGAACTTGCTGAACGCCTATCCACAGATTTAGATATTCTCGCTAGTCGTAAGCGCCGGGATATTGCCAATCAGAAAGAACTGAAAACATTAGATAATATTGAAGCTAAACTTATTGACCAAAAGGAAAGACTGGATGCGGCTGAACAAGACAAAAGCGCCCTTAAATCTAAACTCGACTATGCCACAAAAAAACAACATTTAGCCTCGGATAAATTTATCTCCGAAGGCGGTAAACTTGCCAGCGAACGCAGTCAACTGGAAGCCCAATCGGAAACGCTGATTGAACAAGCGAATCAGGTACGTCAAGAAATGCGAGACTTGGCGGCTGGTGTGCTTCCCTTGTCTCTGATTTCTCCGTTGCTGGAACAAGCGAAAGCCCAAGCCGAACAGGAACAAAAACAGCACCAAATTAAACTGACACGGGAGGTATTGAAAGAACGGGATGCTCGGTTAATTCAGTATATCAAAAAAATCTCCTTAACCCCCAAGCGAGTCAATCAGATTCAATCGTTTCTAGAGAGTGACAATCAAGAACTGGATCAAGAAATTGCCGCCCAAGAGGAACCATGGTTGTTAGCCGATGAAGCCGCTATCACTCGCCTAGAAACCCTGCTGAACTATGAACTCTCAACCGCACAAACCAACGCCCAAAGCCAACGGGAACGTCTGCAAACCCTAGAAACTGAAATTGATGCGTTAGATCGGCAAATTGCTACGGCTGCATCGCCTGAAGCCTACAACACCCTGAAACAGGCATTTACTGACGCCCAAAATCAAGTGGTTAAGGTTAAAGCGGCTTACGAAAATGCATCTCGCCGTTGTGAGGAAATCAAGAACAAAATTACTAAAACGAAAAAAGAGTTGGAAACTTATGCGGATGAAACGATTAAACTGAAAAATAATCAGCATATTATTAATTCTATTGCCAAGGTGCAAGCCACATTAGAATTATTTCGGGAGAAATTAACGCTGAAAAAACTGAACAAACTGGAAATCGAAGTCACCGAATGCTTCCGTTATCTGCTGCATAAATCCGACTTAGTTCACCGTGTCGCCATTGACACCCACAGCTTCAGCCTGTCTCTCTATGATCCGGAAGGACAACCGATTCCCAAACACCGTCTCTCGGCGGGGGAAAAGCAACTATTAGCAATTTCCTTTCTTTGGGGACTCGCCCGGGTTTCGGGGCGTCATCTTCCGGTGGCGATTGATACACCGTTAGGACGGTTAGATTCCTCTCACCGGAGTAATTTAGTGGAACGGTATTTTCCCACGGCGTCTCATCAAGTTATCCTGTTATCCACGGATACGGAAATTAGGGAAACTGAGGTAAAACGCCTGCGGGAATTAGACGCGATCGCGCAAGAGTATTGCCTGAATTATGACCCCCAAGAACGGCAGACGATTGTGGAACCGGGTTATTTTTGGTAA
- the dndC gene encoding DNA phosphorothioation system sulfurtransferase DndC, producing the protein MTQAHQTSLFPPRTVAELVEDIQKLTAEIQDLYCQDEIPFVIGWSGGKDSTAVLQLIWNAIAALPAEKRTKTVYVITTDTRVENPIVSTWVRKSLERMKQAAKEQEMPIEPHLLYPKTEQTFWVNLIGKGYPAPRNQFRWCTERLKIHPANHFIREVVRMNGETILVLGTRKAESAKRAATMEKYQAGRLRDRLSPNGSLPNSLIYSPIEDWRNDEVWLYLMQWQNPWGNTNKDLFSMYQGATADNECPLVVDTSTPSCGDSRFGCWVCTMVNKDKSMEAMIQNDEEKEWMQPLLDIRNDLDIKDDHDKRDFRRIYGRVELFERNVDGEISVKPIHGPYTKYWREHWLRRVLEAQTHVRNTAPPEMRDITLITPEELSEIRRIWLEEKHEFDDSLPRIYEEVTGEPFQDSRPSAERKLLGSDEWTVLEEICDADEMHLELMAKLLDTERQYHTKSRRGIYEALEKCFNSSSRSREDAIDHAYYQRHLKNTVQDIKHDLSEVHELRQAWDKPKEEKPKQLSWASLKFPEPDSEDTEDVDG; encoded by the coding sequence ATGACACAAGCCCATCAGACGTCTCTCTTTCCACCACGCACTGTGGCTGAGTTAGTGGAAGATATACAGAAGCTAACAGCAGAAATTCAAGATTTATACTGTCAAGATGAAATACCCTTCGTTATTGGCTGGAGTGGCGGAAAAGATAGCACAGCCGTATTACAGTTAATCTGGAACGCGATCGCAGCGTTGCCAGCGGAAAAACGGACAAAAACGGTTTACGTTATCACAACAGACACACGGGTAGAAAATCCGATTGTCTCTACCTGGGTTCGTAAATCCTTGGAAAGAATGAAGCAGGCAGCAAAAGAGCAAGAAATGCCGATAGAACCCCATTTGCTCTATCCGAAAACTGAACAAACATTTTGGGTAAATTTAATTGGCAAAGGATATCCAGCACCACGCAACCAATTTCGTTGGTGCACCGAACGTCTGAAAATTCATCCGGCTAACCATTTTATCCGTGAAGTTGTTCGCATGAATGGTGAAACAATTCTGGTGTTGGGTACTCGTAAAGCAGAAAGTGCTAAACGTGCTGCCACAATGGAAAAGTATCAAGCGGGTAGACTTCGCGATCGGCTCAGCCCTAATGGTAGTTTACCCAACTCTCTAATTTACTCTCCGATTGAAGATTGGCGCAACGATGAAGTTTGGCTTTATTTGATGCAGTGGCAAAATCCTTGGGGTAATACTAACAAAGACTTATTCTCGATGTATCAGGGCGCAACAGCCGATAATGAATGCCCTTTAGTTGTTGATACCTCAACGCCTAGTTGTGGGGATTCTCGGTTTGGTTGTTGGGTTTGCACCATGGTTAATAAAGATAAGTCCATGGAGGCGATGATTCAAAATGATGAGGAGAAAGAGTGGATGCAGCCTCTGCTGGATATTCGCAATGATTTGGATATTAAAGACGATCACGATAAGAGAGACTTCCGCCGCATCTACGGTAGAGTTGAACTCTTTGAACGCAATGTTGATGGTGAAATCTCCGTTAAACCGATTCATGGTCCCTATACAAAATACTGGCGGGAACATTGGTTAAGACGAGTATTAGAAGCCCAAACCCATGTCCGGAATACTGCGCCCCCAGAGATGCGCGACATCACTCTAATTACTCCAGAAGAACTTAGCGAAATTCGCCGTATCTGGTTAGAAGAAAAGCATGAATTTGACGACAGCTTACCTCGCATCTATGAAGAAGTCACAGGCGAACCATTCCAAGATTCCCGCCCTAGCGCCGAACGCAAACTTTTGGGTAGTGATGAATGGACAGTCTTAGAAGAAATCTGTGATGCGGATGAAATGCACCTGGAACTTATGGCAAAACTCCTCGACACCGAACGCCAATATCATACTAAATCCCGACGCGGTATCTATGAAGCCCTAGAAAAATGCTTTAATAGTAGTTCTCGTTCTAGAGAAGACGCGATTGACCACGCCTACTATCAGCGACATCTGAAAAATACGGTTCAAGATATCAAACATGATTTATCAGAAGTTCATGAATTGAGACAGGCTTGGGATAAGCCGAAGGAAGAGAAACCTAAACAGCTATCCTGGGCGAGTTTGAAATTCCCTGAACCCGATTCAGAGGATACTGAAGATGTAGATGGATAG
- a CDS encoding DNA sulfur modification protein DndB — protein MSDYNLLQSESNQRLDEVLEPYFAKHHRQKCYPGLIFRQGKRQMIQINVPADDLPTLLQAKPSTDNNPDSGKNRPEVKGHTDEIKHYILNRIGKDKPWIVGTLTANVDPEKIEVIELGRGICLVIIPRGVKLDVTDGQHRKRAIHELIESPDGESVADNDFPITLVLEGNFSQCQTDFRDMAQTKALDKSLLLSFGEFEGTVGITKNLIEQVSMFEDKTERIKNSPSTKKKLIYTTNYIAKLVSCAFVNDPNHALKEHDVEQASDALASYLNQFFSECSKTQYICETNVDDLTVEDIATFKEDCILGRSVGLEILGRLLYLALNRGIYTFDTEKVLQLAQLDWSTAGELWQGNIIKKDPNPKNPSKPYKISASASPIRIAVNVAKAKLAWI, from the coding sequence ATGTCTGATTACAACCTCCTCCAGTCTGAATCCAATCAGCGGCTTGACGAAGTTCTTGAGCCTTACTTTGCTAAGCATCACCGTCAAAAGTGCTATCCTGGGCTGATTTTCCGGCAGGGCAAGCGTCAAATGATCCAGATTAACGTTCCTGCCGATGATTTGCCTACTCTGCTTCAAGCTAAACCCTCCACGGATAACAATCCTGATTCGGGTAAAAATCGTCCAGAGGTAAAAGGGCATACAGATGAAATTAAACACTATATTCTCAATCGTATTGGTAAAGACAAACCCTGGATTGTCGGCACCCTAACTGCCAATGTTGATCCAGAGAAGATTGAGGTAATCGAATTAGGAAGGGGAATTTGTCTAGTCATCATTCCTCGTGGGGTTAAGTTAGATGTTACGGATGGACAGCATCGTAAGCGTGCGATTCATGAACTCATAGAAAGTCCCGATGGCGAGTCAGTGGCTGATAATGATTTTCCCATAACGCTGGTTTTAGAGGGGAATTTTAGCCAGTGTCAAACTGATTTTAGAGACATGGCTCAAACTAAAGCATTGGATAAATCTCTACTTTTGTCCTTTGGTGAATTTGAAGGTACAGTTGGGATTACTAAAAATTTAATTGAGCAAGTTTCCATGTTTGAAGATAAGACAGAACGCATTAAAAATTCTCCATCTACAAAAAAGAAATTGATTTACACAACGAATTATATCGCTAAATTAGTAAGTTGTGCTTTTGTCAATGATCCAAATCATGCTCTAAAAGAACATGACGTTGAACAAGCCTCTGACGCCTTAGCGAGTTATCTAAATCAGTTTTTTTCAGAATGCAGTAAAACGCAATACATTTGTGAAACTAATGTTGATGACTTGACTGTTGAAGACATTGCTACATTCAAAGAAGACTGTATTTTAGGTAGGAGTGTTGGACTAGAAATTCTTGGACGCTTGCTCTACTTAGCATTAAACCGAGGTATTTATACATTTGACACAGAAAAAGTATTACAACTTGCCCAACTGGATTGGTCAACAGCCGGTGAACTTTGGCAGGGAAATATTATCAAAAAAGACCCCAATCCCAAAAATCCATCTAAACCTTACAAAATCTCAGCCAGTGCCAGCCCAATCAGAATAGCGGTTAATGTAGCTAAGGCAAAATTAGCTTGGATATAA
- the dndB gene encoding DNA sulfur modification protein DndB, translating to MTNHQGLIPSFEYVLPAIRGIQAGREYYVSMCPVRFIPKLFAREDEENPPDQRVARSLNSKRVPDIANYILNNPDNYTVSAITAAIDADINFEPIGTEKEGRKMGRLRVPMDARFQITDGQHRCAAFEWALKQNPALGYETVAVILVLDIGLRYSQQMFLDLNRYGVHPDASLAILYDHRHPQATVVKAVIRNINVFRTLTDREHRTLPVRSGKLFTLHTLYNATSMLLADWQTAELEQQIDLAIRYWQAVSYCIPDWEAVRQRTVSAREMRQDYVHSHGLALLGLGAVGSVLLSVYPQSWEERLQELRRIDWSRSNPDWEGRIMVKGQISRSRTSIGRMVAYLKRYLGLPLTK from the coding sequence ATGACCAATCACCAAGGACTGATTCCTTCCTTCGAGTACGTTTTACCCGCCATTCGAGGGATTCAAGCGGGACGGGAATATTATGTGTCGATGTGTCCAGTGCGATTTATTCCTAAGCTGTTTGCGAGGGAGGATGAAGAGAATCCACCGGATCAGAGAGTCGCGCGATCGCTTAATTCTAAACGAGTCCCAGATATTGCTAACTATATTCTGAATAATCCTGATAATTACACCGTTTCCGCGATTACCGCCGCGATTGATGCTGATATTAATTTTGAACCCATTGGTACTGAGAAAGAAGGGCGAAAAATGGGACGCTTACGAGTTCCTATGGATGCGCGGTTTCAGATTACCGATGGACAACATCGCTGCGCGGCGTTTGAATGGGCGCTGAAGCAGAATCCGGCGTTGGGGTATGAGACGGTGGCGGTTATTTTAGTGTTGGATATTGGCTTGCGCTATTCCCAGCAGATGTTTTTGGATCTCAACCGTTATGGGGTTCATCCCGATGCTTCCCTGGCGATTCTCTATGATCATCGCCATCCCCAAGCAACTGTGGTCAAAGCAGTGATTAGAAATATTAATGTGTTCCGAACCCTAACGGATAGGGAACATCGGACATTACCTGTGCGATCGGGGAAGCTATTTACACTGCATACCCTCTATAATGCTACGTCTATGCTGTTGGCGGATTGGCAGACGGCTGAATTGGAACAGCAGATTGATTTGGCAATCCGGTATTGGCAAGCTGTGAGTTATTGTATTCCAGATTGGGAGGCGGTGAGACAACGGACTGTAAGCGCCAGGGAGATGCGACAGGATTATGTTCATAGTCATGGACTCGCACTTTTGGGATTGGGGGCGGTAGGGTCAGTGTTACTCTCGGTTTATCCCCAGAGTTGGGAGGAACGGTTGCAGGAATTGCGGCGAATTGACTGGTCGCGTTCTAATCCCGATTGGGAGGGGCGGATTATGGTCAAGGGTCAGATTTCGCGATCGCGAACCAGTATAGGGCGCATGGTGGCTTATTTGAAAAGGTATTTGGGTTTACCGTTAACAAAATGA